One segment of Candidatus Zixiibacteriota bacterium DNA contains the following:
- a CDS encoding MerR family transcriptional regulator: MTQKYPIKVAAARSGLSTHLIRIWERRYSAVSPNRTPSNRRLYSDDDIRRLILLRQATSAGMSIGQIANLDNEELRGIIDSNRGVLVSAPGNGNRSTPRVGAASAESHLAACLEAVMSLEISALESALLSASMDLGQMALFEDVITPMFERVGDMWRDGGMKVSHEHMASAAVRTFLGTMLSSARVADSAPVVVVTTPSRHAHEAGALMAAITAVSQGWRSIYLGPDTPTEDVAGAATQSRAKAIAVSIVYPPDDPHMDQDLLRLRAMVGRETAIIVGGRSHPAYRETLDEIGAITLESLRDLGDHLDRIRSTAVSTADRK, translated from the coding sequence GTGACCCAGAAATACCCAATAAAAGTGGCCGCCGCACGAAGCGGGCTCTCAACCCATCTCATCCGCATTTGGGAGCGTCGCTATAGCGCGGTCAGTCCTAACCGAACCCCGTCCAATCGACGTCTGTACTCCGACGACGATATCCGTCGACTGATACTGCTGCGGCAGGCGACCTCGGCCGGCATGAGCATTGGGCAGATTGCGAATCTGGACAACGAAGAGCTTCGGGGCATCATAGACTCCAACCGCGGCGTGCTTGTGTCGGCGCCGGGCAACGGCAACCGTTCAACTCCGCGAGTCGGCGCCGCCTCCGCTGAATCGCATCTGGCGGCCTGCCTTGAGGCGGTTATGTCGCTGGAAATATCGGCCCTCGAATCGGCGCTGCTGAGCGCCTCGATGGATCTCGGGCAGATGGCGCTGTTTGAGGATGTCATTACCCCGATGTTCGAGCGTGTCGGCGACATGTGGCGGGACGGCGGGATGAAGGTCTCGCACGAGCATATGGCATCGGCGGCCGTGCGCACTTTTCTCGGGACGATGTTGTCGAGTGCGCGTGTTGCCGACTCTGCGCCGGTCGTTGTCGTGACGACACCATCACGCCATGCACACGAAGCCGGCGCTCTGATGGCGGCGATTACCGCCGTATCCCAGGGATGGCGGTCCATCTACCTTGGACCGGATACGCCGACTGAAGATGTCGCCGGCGCCGCGACCCAGTCCAGGGCGAAAGCGATCGCAGTGAGTATCGTGTATCCGCCCGACGATCCCCACATGGACCAGGATCTGCTCAGGCTGCGGGCGATGGTCGGCCGTGAAACCGCGATCATCGTCGGTGGCCGCTCTCATCCGGCCTATCGGGAGACGCTGGACGAAATCGGAGCGATCACTCTGGAGAGTTTGCGTGATTTGGGCGACCACCTGGACCGAATCCGATCTACCGCAGTGTCCACAGCGGATCGGAAATAG
- a CDS encoding aminotransferase class I/II-fold pyridoxal phosphate-dependent enzyme, which yields MNISKHVSLNLDVRGLEQSATIAINDRSRRLQSEGHTVYRLGLGQSPFPVPLPVVESLKLHAHLKDYLPAYGHPELREAVAEFHRRHDGADASAANVLVGPGSKELMFLLQLVYYGELIVPSPCWVSYLPQARILGRKTSLVHTRYAEMWRVDAAHLERVCQKEKDTYRPRILILNYPSNPDGGSYSADELREIADVARRYQLVLLSDEIYGQLHHDGTHVSVARYYPEGTIISSGLSKWCGAGGWRLGTFTFPPDLDWLLESMAAVASETYTSVSAPIQCAAIRAFRGGTLIERYLWHARRILKALGQECARKLNENDIRVHSPIGAFYLFLDFSPLTAKLEARGIVDGATLCERLLADTGVALLPGESFARPVEELTARLAYVDFDGARALTASEAIPPDQPLPDDFTGHWCYNVIHAVDLVVEWANR from the coding sequence GTGAACATCAGCAAACATGTAAGTCTCAATCTCGATGTGCGTGGTCTCGAGCAGTCGGCCACGATAGCGATTAACGACCGCAGCCGGCGGCTGCAGAGCGAGGGGCACACCGTCTACAGACTCGGCCTGGGTCAGTCGCCCTTTCCGGTGCCGCTGCCGGTCGTCGAATCGCTCAAGCTGCATGCTCACCTGAAAGACTATCTGCCGGCGTACGGCCATCCCGAATTGCGCGAGGCCGTTGCGGAGTTCCATCGCCGCCACGACGGCGCTGACGCAAGCGCCGCCAATGTCCTCGTCGGCCCGGGATCGAAGGAGTTGATGTTTCTATTGCAGCTGGTCTACTACGGGGAACTGATAGTCCCGAGCCCGTGCTGGGTGTCGTATCTCCCCCAGGCCCGCATCCTCGGGAGAAAGACCTCGCTGGTCCATACCCGCTACGCGGAGATGTGGCGAGTCGATGCCGCTCATCTCGAGCGCGTCTGTCAGAAGGAGAAAGACACGTACCGTCCGCGCATTCTCATTCTCAACTATCCCAGCAATCCCGACGGGGGCTCGTATAGCGCCGATGAGCTTCGTGAAATCGCCGACGTGGCCCGACGCTATCAGTTAGTTTTGTTGTCCGACGAGATTTACGGGCAGTTGCATCACGACGGCACGCACGTTTCGGTCGCACGCTACTACCCCGAAGGCACAATCATAAGCTCGGGGCTGTCAAAGTGGTGTGGCGCCGGCGGATGGCGGCTGGGGACGTTTACGTTTCCGCCCGACCTGGACTGGCTGTTGGAATCGATGGCGGCGGTCGCAAGTGAAACCTACACGTCGGTCAGCGCCCCTATACAATGCGCGGCCATCCGGGCGTTTCGCGGCGGCACGCTGATCGAGCGCTACTTGTGGCACGCGCGCCGCATTCTGAAAGCGCTCGGACAGGAATGCGCGCGCAAACTAAACGAGAACGACATCCGCGTCCATTCACCAATCGGCGCGTTTTACCTGTTCCTTGATTTCTCACCATTGACGGCGAAACTCGAGGCCCGAGGTATTGTCGACGGCGCGACCCTCTGCGAGCGACTCCTCGCAGATACGGGAGTCGCGCTGCTGCCCGGAGAGTCATTCGCCCGCCCGGTCGAAGAACTCACCGCGCGACTTGCGTACGTCGATTTCGACGGCGCCCGGGCACTCACCGCGAGCGAGGCCATTCCGCCCGATCAGCCGCTTCCCGATGACTTCACCGGGCACTGGTGCTACAACGTGATCCACGCGGTGGACCTCGTCGTCGAGTGGGCAAACAGGTGA
- the phrB gene encoding deoxyribodipyrimidine photo-lyase, which translates to MRSTGAIEVQHYSGRVDQRRVTTLASGTPGRGPVVYWMDRDRRVADNWALLYAQDIALGAHTPLVIVTSIDNREHVRTARRLDFLLSGLREVEAECRALGIAFVVAMEPTAGEIVRFARDSSACALVTDFTPLRDGRADRSRVAEHIEIPMYEVDAHNIVPARFASTKQEWAAYTFRPKVNRVLGTFLSDIPSLQPHPFGDTLHLSDNNWSSIAQRLAPDLSVPPVDWAVGGTAAGMRVLNQFASSRLAAYRDWRNDPTKIVQSDLSPWLNFGFVSAQRVALEIQRRDDQIKSQEAFFEELIVRRELAENFCLYNSAYDSIDGAPAWALESLALHQADPREYLYSEEELARGETHDALWNAAKWEMVCLGKMHGYLRMYWAKKILEWSPTPAEAYRRALYLNDRYELDGIDPNGYAGVAWSIAGVHDRPWFEREIFGKIRYMSYSGCRRKFDVDTYVETMQGMRDGVML; encoded by the coding sequence GTGCGTTCAACCGGAGCGATTGAAGTGCAACATTACAGCGGGCGAGTTGACCAGCGACGGGTGACCACGTTGGCGTCGGGAACGCCGGGACGGGGACCAGTCGTGTACTGGATGGACCGCGACCGGCGCGTCGCGGACAACTGGGCGTTGTTGTATGCCCAGGATATCGCGTTGGGCGCGCATACGCCGCTTGTGATTGTTACGTCGATCGACAATCGCGAACACGTGCGGACCGCCCGCCGGCTCGATTTCCTTCTCTCAGGGTTGAGAGAAGTCGAAGCGGAGTGCAGGGCTCTTGGGATCGCTTTCGTTGTCGCCATGGAACCCACTGCCGGGGAAATCGTGCGGTTCGCCAGGGACTCGTCTGCCTGTGCGCTTGTTACAGACTTTACGCCGCTTCGCGACGGTCGCGCCGACCGTTCCCGGGTCGCTGAACATATAGAGATCCCGATGTACGAGGTTGACGCGCACAATATCGTGCCGGCACGGTTCGCGAGTACGAAACAGGAGTGGGCTGCCTATACCTTCCGGCCGAAGGTAAACCGAGTTCTTGGAACCTTCCTGAGCGATATTCCCTCGCTCCAACCGCATCCCTTCGGCGACACCCTTCACCTGTCGGACAACAACTGGTCGTCAATCGCACAGAGACTCGCACCGGACCTGTCTGTGCCACCGGTCGACTGGGCTGTCGGCGGCACTGCTGCCGGCATGCGTGTCCTGAATCAGTTCGCATCATCTCGGCTCGCCGCATATCGCGACTGGCGCAACGATCCGACCAAAATCGTCCAGTCCGATCTGTCGCCGTGGCTCAATTTCGGTTTTGTCTCCGCGCAGCGGGTGGCTCTGGAGATTCAACGCAGAGACGACCAGATCAAGTCTCAGGAGGCGTTTTTCGAGGAGCTTATCGTCAGACGCGAACTCGCCGAGAATTTCTGCCTTTACAACAGCGCGTATGACTCGATCGACGGCGCTCCCGCCTGGGCGCTTGAATCACTGGCTCTGCACCAGGCTGATCCCCGCGAATACCTGTACTCGGAAGAAGAACTCGCGCGGGGAGAGACCCACGACGCGCTCTGGAATGCCGCCAAGTGGGAAATGGTATGCCTCGGGAAGATGCATGGGTACTTGCGTATGTACTGGGCGAAAAAGATCCTTGAGTGGAGCCCAACCCCGGCCGAGGCCTATCGAAGGGCCCTCTACCTCAACGACCGGTACGAACTGGACGGGATCGATCCCAACGGCTACGCCGGCGTTGCCTGGAGTATCGCCGGCGTCCACGATCGCCCGTGGTTTGAGCGCGAAATATTCGGCAAGATCCGCTACATGAGTTACAGCGGATGCCGTCGCAAGTTTGATGTCGATACCTATGTCGAGACGATGCAGGGCATGCGTGACGGGGTGATGCTGTGA
- the cydB gene encoding cytochrome d ubiquinol oxidase subunit II, with product MNFTFDLNTIWFLLIGVLFTGYAILDGFDLGVGALHLFTKADTDRRIMINSIGPVWDGNEVWLVTGGGALFAAFPDVYATSFSGFYLAMMLLLVGLIFRAVAIDFRSKQPMRWWRQMWDVSFSISSIVSSLLIGVALGNIAWGVPIDEHGEFAGTFLALLHPYALMVGVTTVALFMMHGAIYVVMKTEGELQDRIRSWINNTIIFFIICYAATTMATLLYVPHMTDNFRDHPVLFVLPLLNMLAIANVPREIHHKREFRAFLSSCASVAALLALFGVGMYPDLIFSNPNPANSLTVYNSASSEKTLKIMLTIALLGMPMVVAYTASIYWIFRGKVHLHEGSY from the coding sequence ATGAACTTCACCTTTGATCTTAACACGATCTGGTTCCTCTTGATCGGGGTCCTCTTCACCGGCTACGCCATACTCGACGGCTTCGATCTCGGAGTGGGCGCACTGCACCTGTTCACCAAAGCCGACACCGACCGTCGAATCATGATCAATTCGATTGGGCCCGTGTGGGACGGCAATGAGGTCTGGCTGGTAACCGGCGGGGGAGCCTTGTTTGCGGCTTTCCCCGACGTGTACGCAACGTCGTTCTCCGGCTTCTACCTTGCGATGATGCTGTTGCTGGTCGGATTGATATTCCGGGCGGTTGCTATCGATTTCCGTAGCAAGCAACCAATGCGATGGTGGCGTCAGATGTGGGATGTGAGTTTCTCCATATCCAGTATCGTCTCCTCGCTGTTGATAGGCGTCGCACTCGGGAACATCGCCTGGGGTGTACCGATCGACGAGCACGGTGAATTTGCCGGGACGTTTCTTGCCCTGCTACACCCGTACGCCTTGATGGTCGGTGTGACCACGGTTGCGCTGTTCATGATGCACGGCGCCATCTACGTGGTGATGAAGACCGAAGGGGAATTGCAGGATCGGATTCGCAGCTGGATAAACAACACCATCATATTCTTTATCATCTGCTATGCGGCGACGACGATGGCGACCCTCTTGTACGTCCCGCATATGACGGACAATTTCCGCGACCACCCCGTGCTGTTTGTGCTCCCGCTGCTGAATATGCTGGCAATCGCCAATGTTCCGCGGGAGATTCACCACAAACGGGAGTTTCGCGCGTTTCTCTCGTCCTGTGCTTCGGTGGCAGCTTTGCTGGCCCTGTTTGGAGTCGGGATGTATCCCGATTTGATATTCTCCAATCCGAATCCGGCGAACAGCCTGACTGTCTATAATTCTGCCTCGTCGGAAAAGACGCTCAAAATCATGCTCACCATCGCGCTGCTCGGAATGCCCATGGTGGTGGCTTATACGGCAAGCATTTACTGGATTTTCCGGGGGAAAGTGCACCTGCACGAAGGCAGCTACTGA
- a CDS encoding SRPBCC family protein encodes MSVYTLIRTQLIRRPLREVFAFFENPQNLERITPDTVGFRILTPLPVTMKTGAVIDYTIRVFGLRRFWTTLITDYEPPHRFVDVQLKGPYAFWHHTHAFEETVEGTLMHDTVRYLVPFGVVGRLIHGLLVSRQLRKIFDYRAAVIADHFEPYRAVAGERHR; translated from the coding sequence GTGAGTGTGTACACGTTGATTCGGACGCAGCTCATTCGACGGCCACTGCGCGAGGTATTCGCATTCTTCGAGAACCCGCAGAACCTGGAGCGTATCACGCCCGATACGGTCGGTTTCAGGATATTGACCCCGCTGCCTGTAACCATGAAGACGGGCGCCGTTATCGATTATACGATCAGGGTGTTCGGCCTCCGCCGCTTCTGGACGACATTGATCACCGACTACGAACCACCTCACCGGTTTGTCGATGTGCAGCTCAAGGGACCGTACGCCTTCTGGCACCACACCCACGCCTTCGAGGAAACCGTCGAAGGAACCCTGATGCATGACACCGTACGGTATCTGGTTCCCTTTGGTGTGGTCGGGCGCCTTATACACGGTTTACTGGTGAGCCGTCAATTGCGGAAGATCTTTGACTATCGCGCTGCCGTAATCGCAGACCACTTCGAGCCGTACCGCGCCGTTGCGGGCGAGCGGCATCGCTGA
- a CDS encoding DUF378 domain-containing protein, protein MKTLDIIVAVLLVVGGLNWGLVGLFDFNLVATLFGTSLVATIVYVLVGLSALYQVLSLKGIQRRWGVQRG, encoded by the coding sequence ATGAAAACACTCGACATCATCGTAGCTGTCCTGCTCGTGGTTGGCGGTCTCAACTGGGGCTTGGTCGGCTTGTTCGATTTCAACCTGGTCGCGACTCTATTCGGAACGAGTCTGGTAGCCACAATCGTGTATGTCCTCGTCGGTCTGTCGGCGTTGTACCAGGTACTGTCCCTCAAGGGCATCCAGCGCCGCTGGGGCGTTCAGCGGGGCTAG